GTCCTTAGTCACTAGCTTCTTGCTGTCTTGGCCTAATAAGCCAGTGAGAGAGGCTGCAAAATGGCACACTCTGGGCTTCGGAATAGGAATCTCCCGGGCCCCCAGCCCTTCAGAGAATGAAGTCCATCTCCTAGAGCTGGTTGCCATGGTACGGAGGTTCTGGTATTGGCTGTGCCACTCTGGCATCCCATCCCCAGGAGATTTCAGTGTAGAGAAGACAGTTTAAAGGACAAAggaaaactgggaaagaaaaggaaaaaaaaaaaagcatgaatttTCTCCAAGCAAGTATCTGCAGTCTTTAGGAAGTAACCTTCCAGTGTGTGGTAGCCTAGTTTCCTTATCTTTAATACCAGGAACTAacctgttacatttgtttatggacTTAGTTCCCGGGTAAACTCAATTGTATCTGTGCTGTTGATACTTGCCACTGAGTAGCTAACTGTGGGGGCGGAGTGAGTGTCTGCGTGCCTGTAAAGACTGAGcacttgtttttctcattcagaaTCGGCAAGGTTGGAAACCAGAAGCGGGTTGTTGGTGTGCTTTTGGGGTCATGGCAAAAGAAAGTACTTGATGTATCCAACAGTTTTGCAGGTAAAGGATAAGCTTTTGATTTTGCTGAGCATGGTTAGAATGTGGGTTTACTTATGGAAAGTGAGCGCTTTTTATACAGCCTGAAGATCCTATTTCGGAATTGCTGACTGAGCCTAATGGCTGCACACTAGACCAGAGAGTGCATAGTTTTCACTTGTAGTCTCCATTGCAGCTGTTCATCTCTTGGAGTGCAAGAGCTGCTACAGATTGGGGAAACATAGAAGTGCGGCTGCTTTATTTCAGAACAAGCCTTCGGGATACACAAAACATTTGAACACTGGCTGTGGTAGAGCAAGGAGAAAGATGGGAATGGCGGGGAGACCTTACACCCTGTCATGAATCTTTACCAAAACGTTACATTTATTGCTGGCAGGATCCGTGGTCTATAAAAGGACAGTGGGTATTGTATAGAATTGGCCATGCAGGAAATGTCAGAAAGAACTGGGCTTTTAGCAGGCCAgagtgtgtttgtcctttttgaGGCTCTTCCCGGGGGTAGCTGAGTCTTTAGCATTTTAAGAGTAGCTGGAAGTCTGGAGGTTTTGGATGAAGGCAAAGCAGTGCTGCATTGGACAAGTGAAGCGTTGGAACTGAGGGCTGAGGGTCCACTGTGACTGAGCTTCTAGCCCTAGGAgaagtcttcattttcttttttccctctctttagtACCATTTGATGAAGATGACAAAGATGATTCTGTCTGGTTTTTAGACCATGATTATTTGGAAAACATGTATGGAATGTTTAAGAAGGTCAATGGTAAGTCTGAGTTCCTaattgctcgtgtgtgtgtgtgtgtgtgtgtgtgtgtgtgtgtgtgtgtgtgtacacaaacctGGTGGCTTTGTTTATTGTCAAGGATCAATTCCCTTAGCTGGACTAAGTGAAAATAGACTGTGGTGGATAATCAAGAAATGAGGCAGGATAGATAAAGTACAGTAGTGGTTTAAGGCCATGTAGACCATCTGGGCTGGCGGCAGGGCTGGCCCTGGGGTCCACAAGCCCCTAGAGCGTTAGTGCTGGCGAGGTGTGTTGTTTCATGTTATTTCAGTGCAGCAGCTACGTCTCTGTGGCTATACTCACCCCCACCACACAGCTCCACCTGTGGAGCGGGAACGTGCATTTGTTCATATTGCTCTGTAATTGATATCTGGTTGCTTCACGTGTGACTAGTCCCTAAGCAAGTCTGGGATACAGATGTGTCTGGGTCACATGGTGCTTATTTTCTTAGAGTTCTGTTTTGGGGTTTTAGATTTCACAGATGTGTCAAgatttttgggggggcggggaggagttCTCAAAAATATAGAAAACTTAAGTACTGCTGTTCTTATTATTTTGAACCAATTGCACAGATCTTGGTGAAGTAATTAAGACTTACTAAGTTTTTGCTTCTCAGCCAGAGAAAGAATAGTTGGGTGGTACCACACAGGCCCCAAACTGCACAAGAACGATATTGCCATCAATGAACTCATGAAAAGATACTGCCCCAACTCTGTAAGTACACTGCTCTCAGAACTGTGCCAGCCACTCGGGGGCGTCATCAGGACCTGGGTAACAGACGTTCTGTTGCCGCTTCTCCAGAAGCTTTGCAGTAAAGTGTATTTCCAAGTAATCTGTTGTAACCTAGTATATTTAACAAGTAACAGCACCTGCTGAGTGCCATGTACATAACTGAGTTAATCCTCTCAGGAACTATATGTTGTCTTTATAAATGAGAAAGTTAAAGTTAAGAGTGGTTAGGAGGACCAACAAGGTGGCTTGGTGAGGAAAGGCCCCTGTCGACAAACTTGACAGGGTCTGCTCCCTGGACCCacatggggaaggagagaaccagctcccacaatTGTTCGTTCACGCTCGCTCGCTTTCTCaaagtgtaatttttaaaagtaaatttaaaaaaaaaaaaggtcagtaAGGCCTTGGGAGGGTGGGGCAGAGGTTGACATTTGGGCTCTTGTGACTTGATGGATCGTGTgaaatagaaacttattttttgcTGCCGTTCTGACTTGTTTCTAATTGGAAGAAGAAAATGGTCTGCGTGACCAGAAGAAAGGCTGAAGTTGGACCTTGTCAGGAGGGACGTTTGCTAAGCTGTGTTTTTCTGCCAGGTGTTGGTCATTATTGACGTGAAGCCGAAGGACCTGGGACTTCCCACCGAAGCTTACATTTCAGTAGAAGAAGTTCACGATGTAAGTCACTTGTTTTGGGCTGGAGATGAGGTTAGCGAGTTCTTGGGTgggttttttagttttgtttttgttttgtttttcatgttcaACTGAACAGATCTTTAACTCTGTAACAAAAAGATGTTGGTTCCTGCTAGCAGACTAGCCTTGAGTTTTTGAATCATCAGattttagaaatagaaaaggaCCAAAGAAACCTATAATCTTTTTTCACTAAAGAAACTAAAGCCCTGAGTAGTTAGATGATGCCCAGAGAccttcacagcaaaggaaaggCCAGGCCCGAGAGCTAATTCCTGATCTAGTACTGTGTACAGGAgccttttgaagatttcagtcCCAATTTCAAATACGGCAAGAAGAGCTGTCAAGTGCCCTTGGGTGGCAGTGAGCAGTAGCCAGCCTTTATCCATAGGAAAGCTGGTTGTGAGTTCTTGGGTAGAGCCTGATATAACAGGGTTGTGGAGTGAGCACAAAGTATTTGTATTAGGCTGTCCACAGACCCCAGTCTTTAGAGTCAGGAGGGACTGAGATTGTAATATTTCTCTTACTATACGATTCTAGAATTTCAACAAGGATGTTCTAGGGTGGCTCCCTCCCAGCGTACATTAAACCTtgtcctggttttttgtttttgttttgtagctCCAGGGAACTTAGATCCAAATGTGTTGTTCGGTTGCAGTAGAGCTTTATCCCTGGTCTTGACCCGGTTGTCAGGAGTCCAAAAGGACTGAAAGGCTCGGGCCAGCTTAGTGTCCAAAGACTACGGTGCCTTTGGGGGATTCTCACACCATCCTGAATAAAATGAGAACCAGCCACACTTCAGCAGGTCCAGTGTGATATATGAGACTTGTCCGGGGCCCTGTAGCTCACTCTGCACAAGCTGGTAGAGCCCGTAGTCTACAGAGCCCTCATAGGAAGGGCACAGCCTCTGCTGACAGACAGGCTAAAAAGTGTCTGTCTTCCTTCAAACCACTGCTTACTCGATGTATCACATTTGGGGCTCTTAGGTCATTTGATTCATGGGACAGTACATGTTTAGGTTAAATTGGTTGGCATCAGTGCCTCAAATGTAGGGGTCCTGTATTTTCCATTCTAAAAATAACTGAACTCTTCACCTGAGTCTTCTGAGCATTGATCCCCAAGGATGGGCTTGAGGGAATGCCACACTCTTCCTtgaccagaaaaatttcttgagAGAACAATTTAGTGGCGACATGATGTGAACAGCTAATGACAGTGTCCCAGCAGACCCATCTCAGCCCTGGAGACttgttttttaaagcaaacaGCCATGAAACATGCTGACGGGCAGCAGAAGATTCGGGTGTGAGAAGAGAAACATGCCGGTTGGCGTgttgaaaataaataacaatagttAAGCCTCTTCTCGCAGGACGGAACGCCAACATCAAAAACTTTTGAGCACGTGACCAGTGAAATTGGGgcagaggaagctgaggaggTTGGAGTGGAACACTTGTTAAGGTGAGATGGTGGGGGCTAGAgaagtgactcagtggttaggtgccctggctgctcttgcaggaggacccagtttccagcacccacatgacacctcacaaccacctgtgactccagttcctcCAAGGGCGCTAGagacatacatggtgcacatatagatAAGCAGGCGtgcacactgggcatggtggtgcacacctttaagtctagcacttggtaggtagaagcaggtgaatttctgagttcgaggccaatgggggcggggtgggggggaaggggaggagggatgaggcaGGTGAGGCCTTTGTACAGTGCCAGAGTCAGCTGCCTAGAGAACAGAATGTGTGGAAAGGACATGTTAGGAGTTGAGCTCAGGGTCAGCTTATCCACTATGCTTCTCTTGAAATGAATCACAGCCCCTTTCTGGGCctttggtttctttccttttggcttttgaaaacagggtctcactgaagcCCAGGCTAGGCAAAGTCACCATTTTCCTGCCTCGTCCTgtaaggtgctgggattaaaggcgtgagccaccacttcTAGCCCTTTGATTTTTTATAAATCAACGTGGTTGAACAAGTTCACGTCTAAAGTGTCTTGACTGAGGATGTATGACTGTGACAGGATTCACATGTGTAAACGCAGGCCTGTGCTCTCCAGTGAACACTGTTTTTGCAGAGAATCTTCATCCGGGCATGGGATTTGTCTGTGAGCCATACTTGAAAGATTTTCAAACCTTGGGGTTTTGAAAATGATTACTGACTGATTTAAGCTGCTCAACATTAGCGAAACAGGTGGGAAAATATCATCCTGTATAAAccaaggaagccaaggcagagcaCTAAACAAGGTTAcccatgagggctggagagatggaggctGGGTGCTTAGGAGCACCGCCTGTTGctgggaacctgagtttggttcccagcatccctgtTAGATAGGTAGTTCACAACTCCCTGTAATTCCAGGGGaatcggatgccctcttctggcctctgagagcgttgcactcacacacatatacataaagttaaaaataagtttccaaAGACCCCGGTGACCAGGAAGTTACTGCTGATCTGAACTGTTATCCCAGACAGCCCTTACATTTGTGGGCATGTAACCTGATGCTCTTCCTGCCTTTCTCGTGGGTTGTTCCAGAGACATCAAGGACACTACAGTGGGAACTCTCTCTCAGCGGATCACAAACCAGGTCCATGGTTTGAAGGGACTGAACTCCAAGCTCCTGGACATCAGGAGCTACCTGGAGAAAGTGACCAGTGGCAAGCTGCCCATCAACCACCAGATCATCTACCAGCTGCAGGACGTCTTCAACCTGCTGCCGGACGCCAGCCTGCAGGAGTTCGTCAAGGCCTTCTACCTGAAGACCAAcgaccagatggtggtggtgtacTTGGCCTCACTGATCCGCTCTGTGGTCGCCCTGCACAACCTCATCAACAATAAGATCGCCAATCGGGatgcagagaagaaggagggacaggagaaggaagagagcaagaaggagagaaaagacgacaaagagaaggagaagagtgacgggaagaaagaagagaaaaaggagaaaaagtaaaTGGTGTGGCtttttatgtaaattaaaatcTTATAAACTAACTCCGTGTGCCGCTCGAGGGTTCTTTGTCCCAGTCAGTGCTTGTTAAAAAGATGTCCTGACAGCGCTCTGCCTGTCACCCTTGCTGGGGCGTCTGTGGAGTTCATGGACAAAAGGACAGCTCACAGCCCTACACTGCAGCTCCAGCTGCATGCCTTGGGGATGCGGGGGGAACGATGTAACCTTGGCATTCTTCATTCTTTTACCCTTAAAACCAGCATTGAGTGTGGTTTCCTGTCTTAAGATCATGGGATCTGTTGGTGGTAATTGGCAAAACTGCTAAATGGAATTCTTGGATCCCATCCTCTGTGCTCCAGACACTTGAGCTCTGACCCTTCTGAACTCTTCAGACCACACCACATTGTGgacctgtaactctagcattCTTAGGGCTCGGGGTCCCAGGTCCATGTACTGTTTACCTTCAAAGATACAATTAAATGACTTGGTTTTTAAGTCTGTTGTAGTGGTTTGTGTTGTTTTCAAGAGCAAGCAAAATGATCTTCAGTGGCTGCAGCAGCAGGTCCTAGGAACTGGGCACCAAGTTAATGGCAGTATTAGCTAAGAATGGAATGCTGAGAAATGAACTGCGTGTCACAAT
This sequence is a window from Peromyscus eremicus chromosome 5, PerEre_H2_v1, whole genome shotgun sequence. Protein-coding genes within it:
- the Psmd7 gene encoding 26S proteasome non-ATPase regulatory subunit 7 isoform X1 gives rise to the protein MPELAVQKVVVHPLVLLSVVDHFNRIGKVGNQKRVVGVLLGSWQKKVLDVSNSFAVPFDEDDKDDSVWFLDHDYLENMYGMFKKVNARERIVGWYHTGPKLHKNDIAINELMKRYCPNSVLVIIDVKPKDLGLPTEAYISVEEVHDDGTPTSKTFEHVTSEIGAEEAEEVGVEHLLRDIKDTTVGTLSQRITNQVHGLKGLNSKLLDIRSYLEKVTSGKLPINHQIIYQLQDVFNLLPDASLQEFVKAFYLKTNDQMVVVYLASLIRSVVALHNLINNKIANRDAEKKEGQEKEESKKERKDDKEKEKSDGKKEEKKEKK
- the Psmd7 gene encoding 26S proteasome non-ATPase regulatory subunit 7 isoform X2, which encodes MWIRIGKVGNQKRVVGVLLGSWQKKVLDVSNSFAVPFDEDDKDDSVWFLDHDYLENMYGMFKKVNARERIVGWYHTGPKLHKNDIAINELMKRYCPNSVLVIIDVKPKDLGLPTEAYISVEEVHDDGTPTSKTFEHVTSEIGAEEAEEVGVEHLLRDIKDTTVGTLSQRITNQVHGLKGLNSKLLDIRSYLEKVTSGKLPINHQIIYQLQDVFNLLPDASLQEFVKAFYLKTNDQMVVVYLASLIRSVVALHNLINNKIANRDAEKKEGQEKEESKKERKDDKEKEKSDGKKEEKKEKK